In Danio aesculapii chromosome 12, fDanAes4.1, whole genome shotgun sequence, the sequence TGCCATCAAGtcaataacacatttttaattagaATAGATACAATTGAGCGAGACATTCGATTAGGCAGTACGTTCAGTACTGTTTGTTGAACATTTTCGATCCTGTCATTAGTAGCAGCTATTCAATATTTCCCTAGCTACAGCTACTTAAGTCTTACCTTCATCTTTCAATGTTGGAATTCGCACCCTTTAATTGGAATTCCCGCATAATTCGATTGGCCATATTTGCCATTTTTATTCTAGCAGGCCGtactaaaaatattactttgaaaTCTTTTTGCCATTCAAAGAACATAGCGCTGCTGTGTAATGGGATGCaactttaacaattttttaatcattcgttttccttcggcttagtccctttattcatcaggggtcgccacggcggaatggaTATGCATATAGACTAggttatgttttacacagcggatgcccttttagctgcaacccagtactgggaatcatccatacacacccattatttcacacatatacactacacggccaattttgtttattcaattcacctatagtgcatgtctttggactgtgggggaaaccggagcacccggaggaaacccacgcgaacacggggagaacatgcacacacagaaatgccaactagcccagccgggacttgaaccagcgaccttcttgctgtgcaaaccactgagccaccgtgtcgcccctttaACAATTTTTGAGGATGATAATTCGGTTATTTCTATTTTTGGGGGTGGACTTACCCCTCAATGCTACCTCAAtgttaaaaattactttaaaatgagGAAACTTCAGGTATGTTTAATAATGACATATCACCAATAGGTGGCAGTATAGGTTCATAAATTTGACCAAAACACAAGTCAAAAACAAtgtaacaaaacatttaaaagtaaaaataaataaaaacagaataaaatgaaATCTAAATCTATGTTTatgttaaacaatatttaaaatgttttggtttaATTGCTGCCTCTTTATCTACAATCACAGCTGTTCTAAGGTTACAATCTGTAGTGATACGTTAATTGCGCTATTGCTAATCACCCGTGCTGAATTTAATTGCTGATGAAAAATGCATGAGGAACTCATATGGTTATGTAGTATGGCAAACTATTGTGACAAGTTGTACGAATATTTATGAAAACATTTTTGACACATggaaaacttattttaaatttaacataaacagtcattatttaacaagagtatttgcaaacaaaaataaaagtggtTTAGGTCTAGACCTAAACACGCAAGCGTCGTGTaaaattaaaaatccaaataacCACAGTATTTTCCTCTACGACTTTACttccttaatatttaaaatacgtTTTAAGCATATTATGATGgtgatttatacaaataaaatgattaaaaagatCCACCTATGTCATATGAACATATTATTCAAATACAACGAGACaactcattctgactttattaaatatatatttattagttaattttaTAGCTAAACATATCAAAACTATCGCATGATTAGGCTAAAATGTTACAGTAATAGTTGATAACATCGTTCTTCACGTAGGCCCGTCATCTGGGactgtagttttggagaattgtTTGGCTAATGTCCTCTAAACTTGAATAATAACATTTTTGGTATATGCTAACGAAGATAGTAATTGGGTTGGAAAGTCAAATGTTTCTTTCATTCCTTATGATCCAAGTTCCACCAGGCTGGCCGTCATGGGGTTGAGAAGGCCGTCGTGCATGGAGAAGTGGTGGTGGCTCTGAGTGTCGCTGATGGAGGCGCTGGGCCCGGGAGGAGGAGCGAAGCTGTGCAGTGGTGGCAGACCTGAACTGGAGGGCATGAGGATCGCTGGACTCATGGAGGTATGATCCGGGGTCCCCGCGGGGGATTTGTCATCATCTGAACTTTCACATAGAGATTTGTTTTCGTTCACGTGAGAGGTCAGTGGGTTGTGGCCGTTAGGATTTGCACCGTCGTTTTCCCTGTTGGAGCACATCATTCAAATTCATTAGCACGCGTGCAAAAGCAACAAACAAAGCTTAAAATTGCTAGTGCAAACAGCTGGGCCATGCATAACTAAATATAccaaataaaagacaactaaataTACCTAATAAAATAATGGTTACTTTTGTTTTTACCTTTAGGGTGATATTAAAAGTTTTGAGCAAATGCTTTTAAACTATTTTGTAAATGACAATCTATTTTATTGGCCTATATCTAACAGTCATATTAAAGATCTCCGACTAATGGAAAGCCTATTCCGTTTATCCGTTTTATCCGTttatatatgttttgttaaattaatgttgtttttacaaGGAAAGCACATGGATACATTTTTACACGTCGGCTATACAAGATTTTGAAGATATTCAGATGTCATATTAttgtaaatgttgttttaaaaatatttttaaaattttatataataacCTGAAACAATGCCTTGATAATGTCACCAAATATACTATTTATAAAATGTCATGTcaatctaaatttaaatttaaaattttgttgttttaaagagtttttctaatgtacatttttaaaactatacaTTAATAACCTAAACACAATTACCATAATAATGTCATCAAATGCGATTATTTTCTTAAAGCTTAATTATTTTGTTATCTATTAAAATTGTTCTATAATTATTAGATTTAAACTATAATACATATAACTTTTATTAAATGCATTaggcattttttaaattgtatgaaCATGGTAATTTTGGTGAACAATTATTGTACAGAAAAGCCTCAATAATTTTTTCCTACCTTTCTTTGGCTTCAGCGGCACGATCCCTCTGCCTTCTGTTCTTGAACCAGTTGCTGACCTGAGTCGTGGTGAGGCCCGTGGCCTCGGCCAGTTCTCTCTTCTCTCTCGGGGAAGGGTACGGGTTGTGGGTGTACCACTCTTTAAGCACACACCGGCTCTTCTCCTTAAAACAGTAGCTGGTCTCCTCTCCATCCCAAATGCTGCGAGGCAGCGGGAACTTTCTGCGCACGCGGTATTTTCCCACTGCGCCCAAAGGACGACCGCGCAATTTCTCCGCTTCAATATAGTGAGCTTTTAGCCATAGCTGTTGGAGTTTAGGGTGGTTGTGCGGAGAAAACTGGTGGCTCTCTAATACTTTGTAGAGCTCCCTGAAGTTGCCTCGGTGGAAAGCTACCACTGCTTTCGCTTTCAATACGCTCTCGTTTTTGTGAAGGTGCTCACAAGCAGGTAAGGACCACAAAAATCGTCCAAGAACGTTCGATACTCCCACCTTGCTGAAGGACCTCGCACACGCAGGCAACCTGCTCTTGGGTAAAGTCCAAAAGTTGGTGCATAGACATAGCTAAGTGCAACGATGTCCTGTGCGTATCTTATCCACTCTTAACGTTGGTTTGAAGGCGAAATCCACTTTGGAAACTCATGCAATGATTCTCCCCAACTAAAGAATTTCAGGTTTGATGTGCATTTTCCATAAAAATTGGCGATAACAAAATCATcccaaagtaaaaaacaaaaaaaagggaaaaaatcaagcaaaataagcAAAACACTTGAACAAGTTTGCGTAAGTGCTCAGTTACATTAGTTGCAATATCATGACGCGCTAGTCATTTCATTCTTACGCGCTCTCGTGGTGCGCAATAGATTCTTTCCTCGACTGTCCTTAGCTATCAGCCCGCCCTCTGGATATCATATCTCTTACAGATTCGCCAATGTGTAAGGACGGCAAGCGCATCCTCATGGGGAGTCCATACGGGCAAGTGTGGAGAGAAGTTGTGGTAAGCAGAAACTGACCCTGCCTCTTGGAGATAGAGTGGCACTGGATGTCATACACCTCGGGGGAAGGAGTGCGCGCACACACTCCATAAACAGACACTGCTGTATTATAATACCAATAAAATGGAAATTAATAGCTATTCAGTGAAAGCTTCCTACTAAGGAAAGTTTTTTACCTTACATGagcttattttgaaaaacatagtTTCATTTTACTTGTTCGTATGGCAGTGCACGACGACACACGGTtaactataaacaaacaaacaaacaaaaaaaaaaaacacgcaaaTAAAAGCATAGAGTAAACATGGGACACGTAGAGTAAATGTTGAAATATCTTTTCAAAAGAATCACTTTATTTGTGATGGATGGCGGGCCACCGGAGGTTTGCTGGATTGATGTTTGTGACGAGAAGTCTCTGGTGTCGTGTAATCTGACGAGTTATTTTGGAATGTAACCGCGACTTCCAGCGTACTTTTTCATATGGACATTGTAATTCCTAGCATTTGGTTCCAGCGAGACAGAGATATTTTAGCAAATTCGTTTATGAGGAGCtaatatatacagtaggctaTGCACGTTTCACTGAGTCAGGAAAATATTTGATGCTGGTTTGCATATGACAGCAAAACATAAATAGGCCTTTTTCGATTTCATGTAGGCATGCAGCAcgtttattttactta encodes:
- the six2b gene encoding LOW QUALITY PROTEIN: homeobox protein SIX2b (The sequence of the model RefSeq protein was modified relative to this genomic sequence to represent the inferred CDS: deleted 1 base in 1 codon) translates to MSMHQLLDFTQEQVACVCEVLQQGGSIERLGRFLWSLPACEHLHKNESVLKAKAVVAFHRGNFRELYKVLESHQFSPHNHPKLQQLWLKAHYIEAEKLRGRPLGAVGKYRVRRKFPLPRSIWDGEETSYCFKEKSRCVLKEWYTHNPYPSPREKRELAEATGLTTTQVSNWFKNRRQRDRAAEAKERENDGANPNGHNPLTSHVNENKSLCESSDDDKSPAGTPDHTSMSPAILMPSSSGLPPLHSFAPPPGPSASISDTQSHHHFSMHDGLLNPMTASLVELGS